The region ATGAAGGGGACGCCGAGGATCAGGATGTCGCTCTGGCCCTTAACCGGAACCGCGTATTGTTGAAAAACGCGCGCGAGCGCCTTCTGATGAACCGCTTCCGTCTCGCCCGCCCACACGCCCGTCATTCCATACGGCGAACTGTAGTTGTACATGGCCTGGCGGCGGAAATCGTTGGTCATGTTGCCGAGCGCCCACCGGAAAGCCTTCAGGCGGGTGCGATCCCAGTCTGTGAACCGGTCTTCGTTCTTGTGTAGAAAATCCAGCGTCGGACCGAACATGCGGGTGTTCACCGCGGACTCTACCGTGAAAACCCTCAGGTGTTCGTTGACAATTCGGCCCATCCGATTGGTACTGCGATGCATTCCCGAACGGGTCGGGTCCATATATGAGTGCGAGTCGCGCAAAGTTGCGGCGTTGTGGTGATGACGCAGGCTCTGGTAGGGCGCGAGGCCGACCGCAACCGACTTGTGACCGCCATCCATCGGGACCAGGTTGATATTCACGTAGATGACCAGGTCGGATTCGGCGGCGCGTCGCGAGAGCCAGACCTCCTCGTTGTGATCCGTCTTGCCGAGCATGACCAGCTCGGCTTTGTTTTCCCCGTCAAAGTTGTAAAGTCGATCTGGCCAGAATTGCTTGAAAACCTTCTCGCCGACCATCCGGCGGATCTCCGCTTCGGTCATCCGCCGGTGCAGCGCGGTCGCAACAACTAGATGGACGTCGTCGACGCCGTAATCAGCCAATGTCTGTACGACCTGGTTTAGGATGCGCTCGCGGATGTCGGGACGGCGCATCTGCGGCAAGGGCAGGCTGATATCGTCGATCGCGATAGTAATCCGCATGTTCGGATTGAGCTGTGCGAACAGCGGGTCAGCGTTCTCGGGGCGGAGTAAGGCGTAGCGAATTGCCTGATCCGGATCGGGCAGCTCGTCGAGCGGCGGCGGCGCATAAATGACGCGGGTCCCGATCGGCAGCTTTTCGTAGAGGTATTCGTCGCCATAGGCGATCAGACGGTTCTCGGAACGGCGATTCACCGTGACCACCAGATCGCGCCGCGCGCCAACCTGGTGCTTAAGGTCGGCGGGTTTGAGTTCTTTGAGCTTCGCTTCAGGACGCGCCATCCGCGGATCTCCCAGGAAGTTCAAGGATGGCGGCGCCGGACGCCTCGTCCGACTCGTCATCGGTGGATTTGTCAAATCGCAGGATCGGCCACTGGCGGCTCATCGCGGCTGCACGCAACTTGCGATCGGGATTCACCGCTACCGGGTGCCCGAGCGCAACGAGAAACGGCAAATCATAGTGAGAATCCGCGTAGCCCCAGCACTTGCGCAGATCGAAGTTGTGCTGGGTGGCGAAGCTCGCGCACCAGTGGGCCTTTTCGTCCGCGGCCATAATCGGTGGCGCAAGTCTGCCGGTGGCGCGGGCATGAGAGATGATCAATCGATTAGCTGCGAAGTACCTAATCTCCAGCTCACGGCAGAGCGGTGCCACGATGAAGTCCGGTGATCCGGTTACCAGAACCGGCTCCAGACCGATTTTGCGATTTGCTTCGACCAATTCGATAGCGGAATGGTACAGGTGCTTGATCAGCACGCGGTCGCAGTATTCCTGCCCGAGCTCGACCAGCCGGTCTACGGAAACACCTTTGAGACACTCGAACAGCACCTGATTCAGCAAGCGCCGGTCCTTGCGCTCGGCCAGGAACAGCCTCGGAGCGCTGGCCGCCAGCCCGGCAATCGAACCGATGCGCCGATGCCACTCGCCGAGGTTTGTCAGGACGAAAAGCGCGGCGTGCACCAGGTTGAGGTCGGCGAGGGTGCCATCGAGATCGTAGAAAGCCGCGCCCGACGCGGCTTTGCCGCGTCCGTTCCGTGACGGTTTTGAGCCTAAAACTGACATGTCATTCTATTTCGCGGTAAATAAAAAGCCGGACTTGGTGCCGCAAGCGCCGCTCCGCTTGACCGCGTCGAGCAGCTCCTGGCGCGCCACACCACGCAGCCCGAAGTCGAGGACTTCCTCCACCAGCTTGTCGGTATCAGCGGCGGCGCTCCGCGAGAGCAGGCCCACCACTTCCTTTATCGCACCCAGAATGCAGTACGCGATCGCACGGGTGTCGCTCTGGCGTACCAGGTGCATCTCGATGCCTAGGTCGAGCGAACGCTGGATGAGCGCCGCGATGCGGTCATAGAAGTTAAGAATCTTCTCATCTAGGTCCCGATCGAACCCGGTCGAATGGTTAAGAAGAATGTCGGTCAGCTCACGTTCATC is a window of Candidatus Binataceae bacterium DNA encoding:
- a CDS encoding TetR/AcrR family transcriptional regulator, yielding MERQARRAQVLRHAKRIFARKGYHRTNVADIISRARIARGTFYLYFQNKKDLFEELLEQVLTELASRILRLRVGPESPDPVEQLRANLRRVVTYVLDERELTDILLNHSTGFDRDLDEKILNFYDRIAALIQRSLDLGIEMHLVRQSDTRAIAYCILGAIKEVVGLLSRSAAADTDKLVEEVLDFGLRGVARQELLDAVKRSGACGTKSGFLFTAK
- a CDS encoding lactate racemase domain-containing protein, which produces MARPEAKLKELKPADLKHQVGARRDLVVTVNRRSENRLIAYGDEYLYEKLPIGTRVIYAPPPLDELPDPDQAIRYALLRPENADPLFAQLNPNMRITIAIDDISLPLPQMRRPDIRERILNQVVQTLADYGVDDVHLVVATALHRRMTEAEIRRMVGEKVFKQFWPDRLYNFDGENKAELVMLGKTDHNEEVWLSRRAAESDLVIYVNINLVPMDGGHKSVAVGLAPYQSLRHHHNAATLRDSHSYMDPTRSGMHRSTNRMGRIVNEHLRVFTVESAVNTRMFGPTLDFLHKNEDRFTDWDRTRLKAFRWALGNMTNDFRRQAMYNYSSPYGMTGVWAGETEAVHQKALARVFQQYAVPVKGQSDILILGVPFICPYNVNSIMNPVLVQCTGLGYLFNMYRGKPLVREGGTVILCHPLRDEFHPEHHPSYIEFFHRCLAETTEATELEKQFEEEFARNPTYIHMYRYGHAYHGVHPFYMWYWGEPARQHVGRVIAAGCEEPEVAARLGWDAADTLDEAIAMATAELGRSATITYLHLPPIVIADVE
- a CDS encoding HAD family phosphatase, whose amino-acid sequence is MSVLGSKPSRNGRGKAASGAAFYDLDGTLADLNLVHAALFVLTNLGEWHRRIGSIAGLAASAPRLFLAERKDRRLLNQVLFECLKGVSVDRLVELGQEYCDRVLIKHLYHSAIELVEANRKIGLEPVLVTGSPDFIVAPLCRELEIRYFAANRLIISHARATGRLAPPIMAADEKAHWCASFATQHNFDLRKCWGYADSHYDLPFLVALGHPVAVNPDRKLRAAAMSRQWPILRFDKSTDDESDEASGAAILELPGRSADGAS